Below is a genomic region from Ketogulonicigenium vulgare WSH-001.
AAGCGCAACTCGCCCTCGGCCAGACCCAGCTTGGCACGCTGATCCGACGGCATCACCGTGCGGCCGTCTTTGTCGACCTCAAGGCGCACCGATTGACCAAGGATCAAACGCGAGGCGATGCGGCGCCCGGGCGACCCCTGTGGCATTTTCTGAATGTCGTCAGCGATCTGGCGAAAAGCCGCAACGGTGTAAACGCGTAGGCAGTTCTTTAGGTGATCGCCATACAGCAGATAAAGTCCGGGGTTCGTGCCTGCGGCCCAATCGGGATCATGGCTTTCCAGCACACGGCGAAAATCGGCGGGAACAGACATGCGTCCCTTCCCGTCGATCTTTTGCACATATTCGCCGGTAAAGCTGACCAAAGCCGCACTACCCTTTCTTGTATGTCCCTCGTCCCGACATCTTTGCCTGGGCCGATTGTTTTGGCGGCCCTTTGCAAGACCACCGAAAATGAAAAAACGGACCGTGCCGCTGCCACCGCACGATCCGCCGATCACGTCCCTTACGGGGATGTCTGGCTGCACGCTCATCTCTGCGGATGACTGCTCGCTGCGCGCGCCGGATCTATTTTTACGTCCGACTTTTCGTCGTTTGCCGTCCGGGGCAGTTGGCCCGCCCTCATCTGACAGAAGTGTCGAAGCGCCTGTAGAAACCTGCCTCGATAGTGCCGGATATTTTGCGTCTTCCGGTCACCGCTGGATTGTGAAGGTCACTTTCGTGAACTGCTCGACCCTTCCTTGGGATCAGGAAATAGCATTGGGATTTCATGGAACGCAATGGGTTTTACTGGAATCTGCATAGGAACAGCCGCTGCCCCCTTGCGCCTATCCGCCGATCCGTGGAATCCGGCGCCCGAATCTGGCTGCATAAGGTAGCGAATCGCAGGCACCCCACCAGATATGGTGGATGCGGCATAAATGTCGCAGTGCGCAATTTGATGCATATTTTTCGAGGGGCTTGTCACGGCCGATTCGCGAAGCCGTGAACAGCATGTGAACATCAGCCCATCACCCAGCGTGCCCCAGCCAATCCCATTCAGACCAAGCGCAGCGATTCGCCGATGCCCCACCAATCCAGAAACCGCGCAAAAGGAAAAGCGGCCAGCCCATTCGGCCAGCCGCCCAGATGTCTTACGCGCCTTTTGCGCAACAGATCAGGCCATGCCGCCCCGCACCAAACCAGCGGCCAATTGCGCAAAAGCATCCGCCATCACCCCATCGCCCAGTGCGACGGGACGCCCGGCATCACCCGCAAGGCGGGTCTCAAGGTCAATCGGCAATTGCGCCAGCAGCGGCAGACCCAGATTCTGTGCCTCGGCCGCCACACCGCCATGGCCGAAAATATGGCTTTCATGGCCGCAATTGGGACAGGTGAAATGGGACATGTTTTCGATCAGACCCAGAACAGGCGTGTGCAAGGTGTTGAACATGTCGATGGCCTTGCGCGCGTCGATCAGCGCCACGTCCTGCGGCGTGGACACAACAATCGCCCCCGTCAGCCGCGTGCGTTGCGACAAAGTCATCTGCACATCGCCGGTGCCGGGGGGCAGATCGACCAGCAGCACGTCCAACTCGCCCCAAGCGACTTGCCCCAACATCTGTTGCAGCGCGCCCATCAGCATAGGGCCGCGCCAGGCGACAGCCTTACCGGGCGCGACCAGCAGGCCCAGCGACATCATCGTCACGCCATGCGCCTGCACCGGGATCATCGTCTTGCCATCGGGAGACGCAGGCTTGCGGTGCTCGCCCATCATCAGCGGCTGCGAGGGGCCATAGATATCGGCGTCCAGCAGACCGACCCGACGCCCCGCCCGCGCCAGCGCCACAGCAAGATTTGCGGTGACGGTCGATTTTCCGACACCCCCCTTGCCCGAACCGATGGCGATAATGCTTTTGATCCCGGCCACCGGTTGTGGCCCCGCAGGCTGTGCGGTGGGGTGGCGCCCCACCTTTAATGTCGGCGCGCCGCGCGCCGCCGTCAGCACTACGTTTACCTTTTGCACGCCCGGCAGCGCGGCAAGGACAGCCTCGGCGGCGGCGGGCACAGCGGCAAAGCGTTCGGCCATGGCGGCATCGGCCACCTCGATCACGAAACGCACCTCGCCCTCGACCAGGGCCAGCGCGCGCACCAGATCACGCGTGATCAGATCGCCACCGTCCGGCAGGGCCACTTGGCGCAGCGCCTCTAGAATCACATCTTTCGTCAGCGCCATTTTCACCCCCAAGTCTTAACAGGTCGGGAATCGCCCGGGGCGATCCGTTATGCAATCACTGATGCCACCCGTTTGGGGCGCGCAGCAAGGCCGCAGCAAAGTCACGGGACCGTCATAATCGACGGCTAGAATGCCAGGCCCCTATCCGATATCGGTGGCAAATATTAACTTTGCCCAAAAAAAGGGCAATAATCCCCTGTGAATGCGCAGCTTGATAGCATCCTATTTCTGGAAAACCCGCAAGAGCGCTTTGCCAGTAAAATAAGGCGCTTGCGGCCTATGCATCCAGCGCATGGCGGCCTTGTAAAGGCGTCGATTGTGCGGGCCGTCAATTCGTTTACATATGGTCTCAAGCAAGGGCGCTAACGAAACAGGCAAGCAGCCAGATCGAAAGCGCCAAGGCAAACATCTCCCGGAGCTCTCTCTCCTCCTCCCTCGAGAGACCCGTGGACCCGCAACCTGCGCCTCCTCCTCCCATCGCAGGTTGCCACAAGACGGTGGCGTCACCTCCTCCCGGCGCCACCGTCTCGTATTTTCTAAAACCCCAAATACGCAAAAGACATCTGCTGGAACGCTGGCTTGCGTTTTCAATATGAATGGCATTCTGTTTCATAAGCTTCGCATACGCGGGGCCGATGACGACAGGACTATTCATGCGCGCCTCGCTTTTCCCGCCTGCCATCCTTGCCGCGCTGATCGGCTATGGATCAACCATCGCCCTGGTTCTGGCCGCTGCGCAGGCCCTGGGCGCAACGCCTGAACAGACGCAATCTTGGGTTTTCGCGCTTTGCCTTGGCAAGGCGGCAGGCAGCGTGATTCTATCGGTGTGGACGCGCATCCCAACCGTTCTAGCCTGGTCGACCCCCGGCGCCGCGCTGATTGCGGCAACCGAGGGGATCACCATGGCCGAGGGCGTCGGCGCCTTTATCCTTGTGGGCCTGCTGATTGCCTTGACGGGTATTGTGCGCCCATTGGGGCGTCTGATCGCCATGATCCCTGATTCTATCGCAGGCGCGATGCTGGCGGGGGTGCTGCTGCCATTCTGCCTGCAAGTGACCGGCGCGCTGTCGGCCGCACCGCTGGTCGTGGGCGTGATGCTGGTGGTGTATCTGATCATGCGGCTGATCAATGCGGCATCGGCGGTGCTGGTCGCATTGGTTGCAGGACTGCTGGCGGCAGCGCTCTCGGGGCAGATTACCCTGCCCACGCAGGGTTTCGCCCTTCCCCATCTAGTGTTCATCACGCCCAGCTTTAACCTTGGCACCGTCTTTGGCCTGGCGCTGCCCCTCTATATTGTCACGATGGCGGCGCAAAACTTGCCCGGTTTCGCCGTGCAGCGCGCCGCAGGCTATGAGCCGCAGGTCGGGCGCAGCCTGCTGGTCACCGGCGCAGGATCGGCCATCACGGGCCTGTTCGGCGCGCATACGCATAATATGGCCGCGATTACCGCCGCGATTTGCATGGACCCCGCAACCCACCCAGACCCCGCCCAGCGCTGGAAGGTCGCCTTGCCCTATGGCGCGCTGTGGCTGATCCTGGCTTTGTCCGGCCCGTGGCTGATCACCTTGCTGCAAGGCCTGCCGCCGCAATTGCTGGCGGCGGTCGTCGCGCTGGGGCTGCTTGCACCTTTAGCTGGCGCTTTGGGCACAGCAATGGCAAAGGCAGATGAAAGATTGGCGGCCACCGTCACAATCGTTGTCGCCGCCAGTGGCGTCAGCTTTTTCGGCGTTGGCGCTGCCTTTTGGGGCCTCATAGCGGGGCTAATTGTCCATGCCAGCGATGTAACGACCAGAAAGACCCGTAAATGACGATCGCCGTATTCTTTGCCG
It encodes:
- a CDS encoding benzoate/H(+) symporter BenE family transporter, coding for MRASLFPPAILAALIGYGSTIALVLAAAQALGATPEQTQSWVFALCLGKAAGSVILSVWTRIPTVLAWSTPGAALIAATEGITMAEGVGAFILVGLLIALTGIVRPLGRLIAMIPDSIAGAMLAGVLLPFCLQVTGALSAAPLVVGVMLVVYLIMRLINAASAVLVALVAGLLAAALSGQITLPTQGFALPHLVFITPSFNLGTVFGLALPLYIVTMAAQNLPGFAVQRAAGYEPQVGRSLLVTGAGSAITGLFGAHTHNMAAITAAICMDPATHPDPAQRWKVALPYGALWLILALSGPWLITLLQGLPPQLLAAVVALGLLAPLAGALGTAMAKADERLAATVTIVVAASGVSFFGVGAAFWGLIAGLIVHASDVTTRKTRK
- a CDS encoding division/cell wall cluster transcriptional repressor MraZ, with the translated sequence MVSFTGEYVQKIDGKGRMSVPADFRRVLESHDPDWAAGTNPGLYLLYGDHLKNCLRVYTVAAFRQIADDIQKMPQGSPGRRIASRLILGQSVRLEVDKDGRTVMPSDQRAKLGLAEGELRFTGAGDHFEIWENQTFADTITAEVEAFLATQGDDFDPLSLLQG
- a CDS encoding Mrp/NBP35 family ATP-binding protein gives rise to the protein MALTKDVILEALRQVALPDGGDLITRDLVRALALVEGEVRFVIEVADAAMAERFAAVPAAAEAVLAALPGVQKVNVVLTAARGAPTLKVGRHPTAQPAGPQPVAGIKSIIAIGSGKGGVGKSTVTANLAVALARAGRRVGLLDADIYGPSQPLMMGEHRKPASPDGKTMIPVQAHGVTMMSLGLLVAPGKAVAWRGPMLMGALQQMLGQVAWGELDVLLVDLPPGTGDVQMTLSQRTRLTGAIVVSTPQDVALIDARKAIDMFNTLHTPVLGLIENMSHFTCPNCGHESHIFGHGGVAAEAQNLGLPLLAQLPIDLETRLAGDAGRPVALGDGVMADAFAQLAAGLVRGGMA